The genomic DNA CCCGAGAGTTCGGCCGGCGTATGGTGCTCCCGGCCGACAAGTCCGACCTCGGCCAGCGCGTGCATTGCGAGATCGCGGCGTTCGCGAGCGGAAACACCGCGATAGATCAGCGGCAGCTCGACATTCTCGGCCGCCGTGGTGCGGGGCAGGAGATTATAGCCCTGGAAGACGAAGCCGACATAGAGGTTGCGCAGCACGGCACGGCGGTTGCGGTCGAGCCTGCCGGCATCGACGCCCATGAAGCGGTAGGTTCCGGCCGTCGGCGTGTCGAGACAGTCGATGACGTTCATGGCGGTCGACTTGCCAGAGCCGGACGGTCCCATGATGGCGACGAACTCGCCGCGGCGTATCGCAAGATCGACGCCGGCAAGCGCGTCCACGCGCGCCTCGCCCTCGCCATAGCTCTTCCAGACCTTGTCGAAGGTGATGAGCAGGGGAGCGGACACGGATCAGCTCCGCTGCTGCGAGCCGGTGATGACCTCGGCGCCCTGGTCGAGGCCGGACGTGATCTCGGTCAATTCGCCGTCGGTCGAGCCGATCCTGACGTTGACGGCATGCGGCCGCCCGTTTTCCAGCACATAGATCGTGCGTGAGCCGTCCGTCGGCGTCTTTGTCGCCTCACGCTGCCGGTTGGGACGGCCCATGCGGCCGGTGAACAGGTCGCGCAAGCTCCAGCCGCGGGCCGCCTGTTCGGCCGGACGATAGCGGAAGGCGGTGGCCGGCACGGTCAGCACACCCTTGGCCTGCCTGGTCACCACCGCGACGGTGGCGGTCATTCCGGGCCTGAGCAGACGCCCGCCGTTGTCGACTTCAAGCCGGGCATTGTAGGTGACGACGCCGTCGGTGGTGACCGAGGCGTAGGAGATGTCGCGGATCTCGGCGTCGAAGGGACGGTCCGGAAAAG from Mesorhizobium sp. M1E.F.Ca.ET.045.02.1.1 includes the following:
- a CDS encoding ABC transporter ATP-binding protein is translated as MSAPLLITFDKVWKSYGEGEARVDALAGVDLAIRRGEFVAIMGPSGSGKSTAMNVIDCLDTPTAGTYRFMGVDAGRLDRNRRAVLRNLYVGFVFQGYNLLPRTTAAENVELPLIYRGVSARERRDLAMHALAEVGLVGREHHTPAELSGGQQQRVAIARAIVTKPTLLVADEPTGNLDTARTHEIMHLLTRLNAELGLTIVMVTHEADVAEYASRTVRFLDGHVASDAAKAEAA